A genomic stretch from Halorhodospira halophila SL1 includes:
- a CDS encoding ATP-dependent DNA helicase yields MDSSPATGAFAEAVVSELDVGGAVSRAIEGFAPRPGQLRLGAAVADALADDEVLVAEAGTGIGKTYAYLVPTLLDGRRVIISTGTRTLQDQLYHRDLPRVRAALQAATPRPMRAALLKGRANYLCRYRLQRAVEEGPFTAPDEVEQIETAAQWARQTESGDLAEAPEGVEGVAERITSTPERCLGQGCPAYDECFFYEARRRAHEADVLVVNHHLLLADWAVKDAGYGAVLPEAQAVVLDEAHLLPDTAARFFGHSVSARALRDLVRDVRIADRREAGDMPDLRAAVDTLESAVAELRLALEGGEQRDAWYVVAEQGAAEAAAALRGATAGLERVLAAAAERGPELEACHRRAGELGEALGRFLAPEAEGEVQWYETRGRGFALHLTPLDVGGSFRRRMEREASAWVLLSATLAVGSSFAAFRRRLGLAESVRTEQLASPFDYARQSLLYCPSGLPLPNQAGYDQAVVARAQEVIDCTPGGVFLLFTSHRALRLAREQLETSLTRPLLVQGDAPQGRLLDAFSRAGDAVLLGTASFWQGVDIRGAALSAVIIDRLPFAAPGDPVTAARQRAVEEAGGVAFRDILLPEAVIALKQGAGRLIRDDADRGVLMIADPRLLGKPYGRLFRSSLPEMPLTRRVEDVQAFWEDES; encoded by the coding sequence GTGGATTCTAGCCCGGCTACCGGGGCCTTCGCCGAGGCGGTGGTCTCCGAGCTCGACGTCGGCGGGGCGGTCAGCCGGGCCATCGAGGGCTTCGCCCCGCGCCCGGGGCAGCTACGCCTGGGGGCGGCGGTGGCCGACGCCCTGGCCGATGACGAGGTCCTGGTGGCGGAGGCCGGCACGGGCATTGGCAAGACCTACGCCTACCTGGTGCCCACGCTGCTCGACGGGCGCCGGGTCATCATCTCCACCGGGACGCGCACCCTGCAGGATCAGCTCTACCACCGCGATCTCCCGCGGGTGCGGGCGGCGCTGCAGGCTGCCACGCCCCGCCCGATGCGTGCGGCGCTGCTCAAGGGGCGGGCCAACTACCTGTGCCGCTATCGGCTGCAGCGGGCGGTGGAGGAGGGGCCGTTCACGGCCCCTGATGAAGTTGAGCAGATCGAGACGGCCGCGCAGTGGGCCCGGCAGACGGAAAGCGGCGATCTGGCCGAGGCGCCGGAGGGCGTCGAGGGCGTGGCCGAACGCATCACCTCCACCCCGGAACGCTGCCTCGGTCAGGGGTGTCCGGCCTACGACGAGTGCTTCTTCTACGAGGCCCGCCGGCGCGCCCACGAGGCCGACGTGCTGGTGGTCAACCACCACCTGTTGCTGGCCGACTGGGCGGTCAAGGACGCCGGTTACGGCGCCGTGCTGCCCGAGGCGCAGGCGGTGGTCCTCGATGAGGCCCATCTCCTTCCGGACACCGCCGCACGCTTCTTCGGCCACTCGGTCTCGGCGCGGGCCCTGCGCGATCTGGTGCGGGACGTGCGCATCGCCGATCGGCGCGAGGCCGGTGACATGCCGGACCTGCGCGCGGCCGTGGATACGCTGGAGAGCGCGGTCGCCGAGCTGCGCCTGGCCCTGGAGGGCGGGGAGCAGCGGGATGCCTGGTACGTGGTGGCCGAGCAGGGGGCCGCCGAGGCGGCCGCGGCCCTGCGCGGCGCGACCGCCGGCCTGGAGCGGGTCCTCGCCGCGGCGGCCGAGCGCGGCCCCGAGCTGGAGGCGTGCCACCGGCGCGCCGGTGAGCTGGGCGAGGCGCTCGGGCGCTTCCTGGCTCCGGAGGCGGAGGGCGAGGTGCAGTGGTACGAGACCCGCGGGCGGGGCTTCGCCCTGCACCTGACGCCGCTGGATGTGGGCGGCAGCTTCCGCCGGCGCATGGAGCGCGAGGCCAGCGCCTGGGTCCTGCTCTCGGCCACCCTCGCCGTGGGCAGCTCCTTCGCCGCCTTTCGCCGCCGCCTGGGGCTGGCCGAGTCGGTGCGCACCGAGCAGCTGGCCAGTCCCTTCGACTACGCCCGCCAATCCCTGCTGTACTGCCCCAGCGGTCTCCCGCTGCCCAATCAGGCGGGGTACGATCAGGCAGTGGTGGCCCGGGCGCAGGAGGTGATCGACTGTACGCCTGGCGGGGTCTTCCTGCTGTTCACCAGTCATCGGGCCCTGCGGCTGGCCCGTGAGCAGCTGGAGACGAGCCTGACGCGCCCTCTGCTGGTTCAGGGTGATGCCCCCCAGGGGCGGCTGCTGGACGCCTTTTCGCGGGCGGGTGATGCCGTCCTGCTCGGTACGGCGAGCTTCTGGCAGGGGGTAGACATCCGCGGGGCGGCGCTCTCGGCGGTGATCATCGACCGCCTGCCCTTCGCCGCTCCCGGGGACCCGGTCACCGCCGCGCGTCAGCGCGCAGTGGAGGAGGCCGGGGGCGTGGCGTTTCGGGATATCCTCCTGCCCGAGGCGGTCATCGCCCTGAAGCAGGGGGCCGGGCGCCTGATCCGCGACGATGCCGACCGCGGCGTGCTGATGATTGCGGATCCGCGCCTGCTCGGTAAGCCGTACGGCAGGCTGTTCCGGAGCAGCCTGCCGGAGATGCCGCTCACCCGCCGTGTTGAGGATGTACAAGCCTTCTGGGAGGACGAGTCGTGA
- a CDS encoding tetratricopeptide repeat protein, translated as MTRWRMFSALPALVLLAPVACYVPPDDGIARSDHDTAEQADASRGDAPERETEQEQEDQGGWWSQPQPAPRQEEDQTRGDDVATLAQRAREAYEGRDYDGAVRHLEQALDQAPEQGVLWQNLAAVRYQQGHYQRAEELALRAVDTGDQDLAVMREAWWLVAAARMERGDRGGARDAASTARRFGEAGDGGLGGF; from the coding sequence ATGACGCGATGGCGGATGTTCTCCGCGCTCCCGGCCCTGGTATTGCTGGCGCCGGTGGCTTGTTATGTGCCGCCTGATGACGGGATCGCCCGGAGCGATCATGATACGGCCGAGCAGGCCGATGCGTCTCGGGGGGATGCCCCGGAGCGAGAGACGGAGCAAGAGCAGGAGGATCAGGGCGGCTGGTGGTCGCAGCCGCAGCCCGCGCCTCGGCAGGAGGAGGACCAGACCCGGGGCGACGACGTGGCGACGCTGGCCCAGCGGGCCCGGGAGGCGTACGAGGGGCGCGACTACGACGGCGCCGTGCGGCATCTGGAACAGGCCCTGGACCAGGCCCCGGAACAGGGGGTGCTTTGGCAGAACCTGGCTGCGGTGCGGTATCAGCAGGGTCACTACCAGCGAGCGGAGGAGCTGGCCCTGCGCGCTGTGGATACCGGCGATCAGGACCTCGCCGTGATGCGTGAGGCGTGGTGGCTGGTGGCGGCGGCGCGCATGGAGCGGGGGGATCGTGGCGGGGCGCGGGATGCGGCGTCCACGGCGCGACGCTTCGGCGAGGCCGGAGACGGCGGCCTTGGTGGATTCTAG
- a CDS encoding methyl-accepting chemotaxis protein, protein MATPPENAHPDPQTATRSRQEVAEQVAERSSAIGIEAVQITEVLNTLAAAFERQNESFSDLRANARSMAKSNEVVHQAVDRAQQVATEAGSNVEHSRAQIDKALEEIRELADSVTRVERQLGALNEALQGVSKVSSEIATIAKQTNLLALNATIEANRAGEVGRGFAVVAEHVKALAKQTADATDDIHTILDELTQIIDRLVQKGGESTLQAEAVRDGTEAIQEIMETAGSAMADIDTDSGRVRESVHTIDHYCRRTVEGLEELAEAVRQATQTLQAADQRAEKISGHAHELIRRTAVDGVETRDTRLIRRIREIASELGTTLPVGAGAEQVTNQAQSGLEQLAHDETGVRVALICDSQGYCPIASLPSGGAPALRDAVQGQQLDDRPTRSALRSREPYLLQTYRLQYGGEGPVVQEISAPVQVGGQTWGCLRVIYGGE, encoded by the coding sequence ATGGCCACGCCCCCGGAAAACGCACACCCCGATCCCCAGACCGCCACCCGCTCGCGCCAGGAAGTGGCCGAGCAGGTGGCCGAGCGCAGCTCGGCGATCGGCATTGAGGCGGTGCAGATCACCGAGGTCCTCAACACCCTGGCCGCTGCCTTCGAGCGCCAGAACGAGTCCTTCAGCGATCTGCGCGCCAACGCCCGCAGCATGGCCAAGAGCAACGAGGTGGTCCACCAGGCCGTGGACCGCGCCCAGCAGGTGGCCACCGAGGCGGGCAGCAACGTCGAGCACTCCCGCGCTCAAATCGACAAGGCGCTGGAGGAGATCCGCGAGCTGGCCGACTCGGTCACCCGGGTGGAGCGCCAGCTCGGCGCCCTCAACGAGGCGCTGCAGGGGGTCTCGAAGGTCTCCAGCGAGATCGCCACCATCGCCAAGCAGACCAACCTGCTGGCGCTGAACGCCACCATCGAGGCCAACCGCGCCGGTGAGGTGGGGCGCGGTTTCGCCGTGGTGGCCGAACACGTCAAGGCGCTGGCCAAACAGACCGCCGACGCCACCGATGATATCCACACCATCCTCGATGAGCTGACCCAGATCATCGATCGCCTGGTCCAGAAAGGCGGCGAGAGCACCCTGCAGGCCGAGGCCGTGCGCGACGGCACCGAGGCGATCCAGGAGATCATGGAGACCGCCGGCAGCGCCATGGCCGACATCGATACCGACTCCGGCCGTGTGCGCGAATCCGTCCACACCATCGATCACTACTGCCGGCGCACCGTCGAGGGCCTGGAGGAGTTGGCCGAAGCCGTGCGCCAGGCCACCCAGACGCTACAGGCGGCGGACCAGCGGGCCGAGAAGATCAGCGGCCATGCCCACGAGCTGATCCGGCGCACCGCCGTCGACGGGGTCGAGACCCGGGACACGCGGCTGATTCGCCGGATCCGCGAGATCGCCAGTGAACTCGGCACTACCCTGCCGGTCGGCGCCGGGGCCGAGCAGGTGACCAACCAGGCACAATCCGGACTCGAACAGCTCGCCCACGACGAGACCGGGGTCCGCGTGGCCCTGATCTGCGACAGCCAGGGCTACTGCCCGATCGCCAGCCTGCCGAGCGGCGGCGCACCGGCGCTGCGCGACGCCGTGCAGGGACAGCAGCTGGACGACCGCCCGACCCGCTCGGCCCTGCGCAGCCGTGAGCCGTACCTGCTACAGACCTACCGGCTGCAGTACGGCGGCGAGGGCCCGGTGGTCCAGGAGATCAGCGCCCCCGTGCAGGTCGGGGGGCAGACCTGGGGCTGCCTGCGGGTGATTTACGGCGGCGAGTGA